The Halobacterium litoreum genome includes a region encoding these proteins:
- a CDS encoding LVIVD repeat-containing protein translates to MRRRAFLGALAAGTAGTTLPGFGAGASATTADPPRIDPAFVVNAPGTEEILPGADGRYVYGAAGDRLLVVDFDTLDEPSVVAEVEPTLDSDAMGGVGDLVRDGDRVAVVGPTGLADGDPPSGAAVFDVSTPTSPEQVVELQTDHSIHNAAFGDGVLYITANLREHSPMVAYDLAGDEPTEVSTWSVVDANDDWAAVPSTLHQTHDVTVRDGYAYVSNWDAGTWLVDVSDPANPSAVSQVGGVDPEAYESLSRDEAFARLRTVPGNAHNIALSDDGSLLAVGRESFGDGSGDDYSGPGGIELYDIGDKSSPERTSALRPPVVTNGDGEKSVSTAHNCHFRGDRLYAAWYESGVRVYDASDPTAPETLGAWASPRTTSFWTAVPLDEGFVASSYYDPSAPESARRDGENASIYAFPEPDASDAVAATTYEVNATGVPEQVPLFDFSRVETTTTTTDTAANTTAATTTEATTEVTPADPPPTTTESTDESSGGSTPGFGVGAAVAGTALAALHRLRDD, encoded by the coding sequence ATGCGTCGACGCGCCTTCCTCGGTGCGCTCGCCGCCGGCACCGCCGGCACGACGCTCCCCGGCTTCGGCGCCGGCGCGTCCGCGACCACTGCCGACCCGCCGCGAATCGACCCCGCGTTCGTCGTCAACGCGCCCGGTACCGAGGAGATACTCCCCGGCGCAGACGGCCGGTACGTGTACGGCGCGGCCGGCGATCGGCTCCTCGTCGTCGACTTCGACACCCTCGACGAACCGTCGGTCGTCGCCGAGGTCGAACCCACGTTGGACAGCGACGCGATGGGCGGCGTGGGCGACCTCGTCCGCGACGGCGACCGCGTCGCAGTCGTCGGGCCGACCGGCCTCGCCGACGGTGATCCGCCGTCCGGAGCCGCCGTGTTCGACGTGAGCACCCCGACAAGTCCCGAGCAGGTCGTCGAACTCCAGACTGACCACAGCATCCACAACGCCGCCTTCGGCGACGGTGTCCTCTACATCACCGCGAACCTCCGCGAGCACTCGCCGATGGTCGCGTACGACCTCGCCGGCGACGAACCGACCGAGGTGTCGACGTGGTCGGTCGTCGACGCGAACGATGACTGGGCGGCCGTCCCGAGCACGCTCCACCAGACCCACGACGTCACGGTCCGCGACGGCTACGCGTACGTCTCGAACTGGGACGCCGGGACGTGGCTCGTGGACGTCTCGGACCCGGCAAACCCCAGCGCCGTGTCCCAAGTCGGCGGCGTCGACCCCGAAGCCTACGAGTCGCTGAGCAGGGACGAGGCGTTCGCCCGCCTCCGAACCGTCCCAGGGAACGCCCACAACATCGCGCTCTCCGACGACGGGTCACTGCTCGCGGTCGGCCGCGAGTCGTTCGGCGACGGGAGCGGCGACGACTACAGCGGCCCCGGCGGCATCGAACTGTACGACATCGGCGACAAGTCCAGTCCCGAGCGGACGAGCGCGCTCCGACCGCCCGTCGTCACGAACGGGGACGGCGAGAAGAGCGTCTCGACGGCGCACAACTGCCACTTCCGCGGTGACCGCCTGTACGCGGCGTGGTACGAGAGCGGCGTCCGCGTCTACGATGCGAGCGACCCCACCGCCCCGGAGACCCTCGGCGCGTGGGCGTCACCGAGAACTACGTCGTTCTGGACGGCGGTCCCCCTCGACGAGGGGTTCGTCGCGTCCAGTTACTACGACCCGTCTGCGCCCGAGAGCGCGCGGCGGGACGGCGAGAACGCGAGCATCTACGCGTTCCCCGAACCCGACGCGAGCGACGCCGTGGCCGCGACCACTTACGAGGTGAACGCGACCGGCGTCCCCGAGCAGGTGCCGCTGTTCGACTTCTCGCGTGTCGAGACGACCACGACAACCACCGACACCGCCGCGAACACGACTGCCGCCACGACGACCGAAGCGACCACGGAGGTCACGCCGGCCGACCCCCCGCCGACGACCACCGAGTCGACGGACGAGTCCTCGGGCGGTTCGACGCCCGGATTCGGCGTCGGCGCCGCCGTCGCTGGCACCGCACTCGCGGCGCTCCACCGACTCCGCGACGACTGA
- a CDS encoding thiolase domain-containing protein, whose translation MTNVRVAGVGLTHFGHHPERTSRDLFAEAGLSALDDADVAAGDVESVYYGNFMGELSEHQGHQGPLAAEALGVDAPATRYESACASSGVALRQAVRDVRNGEVDVAVVGGAERMNNLETAESTEALAIAADDLYEVRAGMTFPGAYALMASAYFEQFGGSREDLAHVAVKNHANALGNDHAQYQKEITVEDAMESPPVASPLHLYDACPVTDGASAVVLVGEAYAESEDLDAPVAVTGTGQGGDKMALHDREDVATSPAATDAAEEAYEDAGVSADDVDLAEVHDCFTIAEVLATESLGFFETGEGVDAARRGVTTSDGDLPVNLSGGLKAKGHPVGATGTSQVAELTKLLRGDHVNSEHVPDATTAVAHNAGGTVASAVVHVLEEVEA comes from the coding sequence ATGACGAACGTCCGCGTGGCCGGGGTCGGCTTGACCCACTTCGGTCACCACCCAGAGCGAACGAGCCGCGACCTGTTCGCGGAGGCAGGGCTGTCCGCGCTCGACGACGCCGACGTGGCGGCCGGCGACGTCGAGTCGGTGTACTACGGGAACTTCATGGGCGAACTCAGCGAGCACCAGGGCCACCAGGGCCCGCTGGCCGCCGAGGCGCTCGGCGTGGACGCGCCCGCCACGCGGTACGAGAGCGCGTGTGCGTCCAGCGGCGTGGCGCTCCGGCAGGCCGTCCGGGACGTGCGCAACGGCGAAGTCGACGTGGCCGTCGTCGGCGGCGCCGAGCGCATGAACAACCTCGAGACCGCCGAGTCGACGGAGGCGCTGGCCATCGCGGCCGACGACCTCTACGAGGTGCGCGCGGGGATGACGTTCCCGGGGGCGTACGCGCTGATGGCGTCGGCGTACTTCGAGCAGTTCGGCGGCTCCCGCGAGGACCTCGCGCACGTCGCGGTGAAGAACCACGCGAACGCGCTCGGGAACGACCACGCGCAGTACCAAAAGGAGATTACCGTCGAGGACGCGATGGAGTCGCCGCCGGTCGCGTCGCCGCTCCACCTCTACGACGCGTGTCCCGTCACGGACGGCGCGAGTGCGGTCGTCCTCGTCGGCGAGGCGTACGCGGAGTCCGAGGACCTCGACGCGCCCGTGGCGGTCACGGGCACCGGGCAGGGCGGCGACAAGATGGCGCTCCACGACCGCGAGGACGTCGCCACGTCCCCGGCCGCGACCGACGCCGCGGAGGAGGCGTACGAGGACGCCGGCGTGAGCGCGGACGACGTTGACCTCGCGGAGGTCCACGACTGTTTCACCATCGCGGAGGTGCTGGCGACCGAGTCGCTGGGCTTCTTCGAGACCGGCGAGGGCGTCGACGCCGCCCGGCGGGGCGTCACCACGAGCGACGGCGACCTCCCGGTGAATCTCTCGGGCGGCCTGAAGGCGAAGGGCCACCCGGTCGGCGCGACGGGCACGAGCCAGGTCGCGGAGTTGACGAAACTCCTGCGCGGCGACCACGTGAACAGCGAGCACGTCCCCGACGCGACCACGGCCGTCGCGCACAACGCCGGTGGGACCGTGGCGAGTGCAGTCGTCCACGTCTTAGAGGAGGTGGAAGCATGA
- a CDS encoding Zn-ribbon domain-containing OB-fold protein yields the protein MSDVRDAGYDDFVDALADGEGYYVECDEGHGSLPPRRACPHCASRDLSEEPLPETGTVESCTEIHVPTPSFADDAPYVVAVVDFGPVRVTGQVLADPEDVEIGSTVAPTVTETATEGDRLVAFELR from the coding sequence ATGAGCGACGTTCGCGACGCCGGCTACGACGACTTCGTGGACGCGCTCGCAGACGGCGAGGGCTACTACGTGGAATGCGACGAGGGCCACGGCAGCCTGCCGCCGCGGCGCGCGTGCCCGCACTGCGCGAGCCGCGACCTCTCGGAGGAACCGCTCCCCGAGACCGGGACCGTCGAGTCCTGCACCGAGATTCACGTGCCGACGCCGTCGTTCGCCGACGACGCGCCGTACGTCGTCGCCGTCGTGGACTTCGGGCCGGTGCGAGTCACGGGGCAGGTGCTCGCCGACCCCGAGGACGTGGAAATCGGGTCGACGGTCGCGCCGACCGTCACCGAGACGGCGACGGAGGGCGACCGGTTAGTGGCGTTCGAGTTGCGGTAG
- a CDS encoding alpha/beta fold hydrolase — protein MRLRRLLAGAVGGLAVTELANRALRARAGTLQPALGGDQRTHRWRGFDVAYAEAGDPDAPDVVLLHGVHAAGSSREFADVFDALAEDYHVLAPDLPGFGRTDRPAVAYTSNLYEGFVADFLSEVADDPVVVASSLTGSWAAMAANDADVSGLVLVCPTADTGARRPWVRRLVRTPVVGSGLFNALTSKPALRKFDERDGYYRADRVTDDLVDYQWRTAHQSGARFAPASFAGGFLDPQVDLADELAAVDCPVTLVWGREAKITPLSEGRRLAEEVDARLVVLDDTSLLPHAEQPESFLEAVREELPQLERH, from the coding sequence ATGCGACTTCGCAGACTACTCGCCGGAGCCGTGGGTGGCCTCGCCGTGACCGAACTGGCCAACCGCGCCCTGCGCGCCCGCGCCGGCACCCTCCAGCCGGCGCTCGGCGGCGACCAGCGCACGCACCGGTGGCGCGGCTTCGACGTGGCGTACGCCGAGGCTGGCGACCCGGACGCCCCTGACGTGGTCCTCCTGCACGGCGTCCACGCGGCCGGGTCCAGCCGCGAGTTCGCGGACGTGTTCGACGCGCTCGCCGAGGACTACCACGTGCTCGCCCCCGACCTCCCCGGATTCGGGCGCACTGACCGGCCCGCCGTGGCGTACACGTCGAACCTCTACGAGGGGTTCGTCGCGGACTTCCTCTCCGAGGTGGCCGACGATCCGGTCGTCGTCGCGTCCTCGCTCACCGGGTCGTGGGCCGCGATGGCCGCGAACGACGCCGACGTGTCGGGGCTCGTCTTGGTCTGCCCGACCGCCGACACCGGCGCGCGCCGCCCGTGGGTGCGCCGCCTCGTCCGGACGCCGGTCGTCGGCTCGGGGCTGTTCAACGCGCTCACGAGCAAGCCCGCGCTCCGGAAGTTCGACGAGCGCGACGGCTACTACCGCGCCGACCGCGTCACCGACGACCTCGTGGACTACCAGTGGCGGACCGCCCACCAGTCCGGCGCGCGGTTCGCGCCCGCGTCGTTCGCCGGCGGCTTCCTCGACCCTCAAGTGGACCTCGCGGACGAACTCGCCGCCGTCGACTGCCCGGTGACGCTCGTCTGGGGTCGCGAAGCGAAGATTACGCCGCTCTCCGAGGGCCGTCGGCTCGCCGAGGAAGTGGACGCGCGGCTGGTCGTCCTAGACGACACGAGTCTCCTCCCGCACGCGGAACAGCCCGAGTCGTTTCTCGAAGCGGTGCGCGAGGAACTACCGCAACTCGAACGCCACTAA
- the meaB gene encoding methylmalonyl Co-A mutase-associated GTPase MeaB, protein MATTDEPELVRELLAGKHRALARAITKIENRTPGYRDVVSALYPHTGDADVIGITGSPGSGKSTLVDKMAKTYRDRGLTVGVIAVDPSSPFTGGAVLGDRIRMSSTATDMDVFFRSMSARGSLGGLSTATADAVKALDAFGKDKIIIETVGAGQNEVDVVKTADTVAVLVPPSSGDDVQMLKAGILEIGDVFVVNKADLAGANQTVTELRNMLDLREGEEGDWEPEIAETVAKDGDGVDELLDVFQSHADWLDDSGRRAEKRHTRYAEELRNLLREDASELLEAEIEARGGIDDLVARIDAGETTPYELADDIVAPVADALGRDRHNG, encoded by the coding sequence ATGGCGACCACCGACGAGCCCGAACTCGTCCGAGAGTTGCTCGCGGGCAAGCACCGGGCGCTCGCTCGCGCCATCACGAAGATAGAGAACCGGACGCCCGGCTACCGCGACGTGGTGTCGGCGCTCTACCCGCACACGGGCGACGCCGACGTCATCGGCATCACCGGCAGCCCCGGCTCCGGGAAGTCGACGCTGGTGGACAAGATGGCGAAGACGTACCGCGACCGCGGGCTGACCGTCGGCGTCATCGCCGTCGACCCGTCCTCGCCGTTCACGGGCGGCGCGGTGCTCGGCGACCGCATCCGGATGTCCTCGACGGCGACGGACATGGACGTGTTCTTCCGGTCGATGTCCGCTCGCGGCAGCCTCGGCGGGCTCTCGACGGCGACCGCGGACGCGGTGAAAGCCCTCGACGCGTTCGGGAAGGACAAGATAATCATCGAGACGGTCGGCGCCGGGCAAAACGAGGTCGACGTGGTGAAGACCGCGGACACCGTCGCGGTGCTCGTGCCGCCGTCTTCCGGCGACGACGTCCAGATGCTGAAGGCGGGCATCCTCGAAATCGGGGACGTGTTCGTCGTGAACAAGGCCGACCTCGCGGGCGCGAACCAGACCGTCACCGAACTCCGGAACATGCTCGACCTCCGGGAGGGCGAGGAGGGCGACTGGGAGCCGGAAATCGCCGAAACCGTCGCGAAGGACGGCGACGGCGTCGACGAACTGCTCGACGTGTTCCAGTCCCACGCGGACTGGCTCGACGACTCCGGGCGCCGCGCGGAGAAGCGCCACACCAGGTACGCCGAGGAACTCCGGAACCTCCTCCGGGAGGACGCCAGCGAACTCCTCGAAGCCGAAATCGAGGCGCGGGGCGGCATCGACGACCTCGTCGCGCGCATCGACGCCGGCGAGACGACGCCGTACGAACTCGCGGACGACATCGTCGCGCCCGTCGCGGACGCGCTCGGCCGCGACCGTCACAACGGCTAA
- a CDS encoding cobalamin B12-binding domain-containing protein, giving the protein MSQDAQRNIRCLVAKVGLDGHDRGAHVITRAFRDAGFEVIYSGLHKAPEEIVQATVQEDVDVLGISILSGAHNTLVPKIIEGLEEYDAFDDTLLIVGGIIPEEDRPGLEEEGVDAVFGPGTPMEETIEFVRENVKRRD; this is encoded by the coding sequence ATGAGTCAGGACGCTCAACGGAACATCCGGTGTCTCGTGGCCAAGGTCGGCCTCGACGGCCACGACCGCGGCGCACACGTCATCACGCGGGCGTTCCGCGACGCCGGCTTCGAGGTCATCTACTCCGGGCTCCACAAGGCCCCCGAGGAAATCGTGCAGGCGACGGTCCAGGAGGACGTCGACGTACTCGGCATCTCCATCCTCTCGGGCGCCCACAACACGCTCGTCCCGAAGATTATCGAGGGCCTAGAGGAGTACGACGCGTTCGACGACACCCTCCTCATCGTCGGCGGCATCATCCCCGAGGAGGACCGCCCCGGCCTCGAGGAGGAAGGCGTCGACGCCGTCTTCGGCCCGGGCACGCCGATGGAGGAGACCATCGAGTTCGTCCGGGAGAACGTGAAGCGACGTGACTGA
- a CDS encoding DUF420 domain-containing protein, whose protein sequence is MASADLSGYARANPRRLTAVLSVIGYALVIGAFEGLIPLFPDLSRETVLLFSDAIAVVNTLALTSLLAGAAFIKRGEVRKHRVAMLTAFGLICAFLVLYLWKVGGGFEKSIVIEEGMFLGQYAGTVELLYLLMLGVHIFLSVVAVPVVLYAVILGLTHTPEELRETSHAKYGRIAVTSWALSLFLGVVTYFMLNHVYTWTVR, encoded by the coding sequence ATGGCATCCGCCGACCTCTCCGGCTACGCGAGAGCGAACCCCCGCCGCCTCACCGCCGTCCTCTCGGTCATCGGGTACGCGCTCGTCATCGGCGCCTTCGAAGGACTCATCCCCCTGTTCCCCGACCTCTCCCGGGAAACCGTACTGCTGTTCTCGGACGCCATCGCCGTCGTGAACACGCTCGCGCTCACCAGTCTGCTCGCGGGCGCCGCGTTCATCAAGCGGGGCGAGGTTCGGAAACACCGCGTTGCGATGCTCACCGCGTTCGGGCTCATCTGCGCGTTCCTCGTGCTCTACCTCTGGAAGGTCGGCGGCGGCTTCGAGAAGTCCATCGTCATCGAGGAGGGGATGTTCCTCGGTCAGTACGCGGGGACCGTCGAACTGCTCTACCTCCTGATGCTCGGCGTCCACATCTTCCTCTCCGTCGTCGCCGTTCCCGTCGTGTTGTACGCCGTGATTCTCGGGCTGACCCACACCCCGGAGGAACTCCGGGAGACGAGTCACGCGAAGTACGGCCGCATCGCCGTCACGTCGTGGGCGCTGTCGCTGTTCCTCGGCGTGGTCACGTACTTCATGCTCAACCACGTCTACACGTGGACGGTGCGGTGA
- a CDS encoding ABC transporter permease: MSRAKRVLAEATATYRTFLRRRTAVFFTFFFPVLLIVIFAGLVRTQSGSGGLFSEPTGYYVPGYLATVVLFTPLSRVGSTVARHREGNRFEKLSTTPLTRAEWLAAHSLVNVALIAAACFVLLVALLLTGAQFTLSPWLAVLVPVASVLFCGIGAVLGSLADGQDGAIAASNGVALPLLFLSETFVQPDLFPAWFRPLLDFSPLVYFSRGVRAATYSGGDVTTNVAVVVALAVVAFGVGAALIPWTE; this comes from the coding sequence ATGAGCCGCGCGAAGCGCGTGCTCGCGGAAGCCACCGCGACCTACCGGACGTTCCTCCGGCGGCGCACCGCGGTGTTCTTCACGTTCTTCTTCCCCGTGTTGCTCATCGTCATCTTCGCCGGGCTCGTGCGCACGCAGTCCGGGAGCGGCGGCCTGTTCTCGGAGCCGACCGGCTACTACGTCCCCGGCTACCTCGCGACGGTCGTGTTGTTCACGCCGCTGTCGCGGGTCGGCAGCACGGTCGCGCGCCACCGCGAGGGTAACCGCTTCGAGAAACTCTCGACGACACCGCTCACGCGCGCCGAGTGGCTCGCCGCGCACTCGCTCGTGAACGTCGCGCTCATCGCCGCGGCGTGTTTCGTCCTGCTCGTCGCGCTCCTGCTCACGGGCGCGCAGTTCACGCTCTCGCCGTGGCTCGCCGTGCTCGTGCCCGTCGCGTCCGTGCTGTTCTGTGGCATCGGGGCGGTGCTGGGGAGTCTCGCGGACGGACAGGACGGCGCCATCGCCGCGAGCAACGGCGTCGCGCTCCCCCTCTTGTTCCTCTCGGAGACGTTCGTCCAACCGGACCTGTTCCCTGCGTGGTTCCGGCCGCTACTGGATTTCTCCCCGCTCGTCTACTTCTCGCGGGGCGTGCGCGCCGCCACCTACTCGGGTGGCGACGTGACGACGAACGTCGCGGTTGTCGTCGCGCTCGCGGTCGTCGCGTTCGGCGTCGGCGCCGCGCTCATTCCGTGGACGGAGTGA
- a CDS encoding ABC transporter ATP-binding protein — protein sequence MDSVLVADGVAKSYGDTAALAGVSLAVDAGEVFALVGPNGAGKTTLVRCLTGTATPDAGDVSLLGADPRAARKQRVGLLPQDFSPPDRLTASELVAYYAGLYDDARDPDAVLREVGLDPDSETWYGDLSGGEKRRACVAAALVNDPDVLFLDEPTTAVDPAGRRALWSLFEDLADAGTTILLTTHDMAEAERLADRVALLADGAVAATGTPSELVADHAGDPRLVVDTDADSADFGDPGGSGFAPERTEEGLVFRDVSPEDIGDVVAALDDAGVPFEALSWREPTLEDAYLALAGAAERAEVTR from the coding sequence ATGGATTCGGTACTCGTCGCCGACGGCGTCGCGAAGTCGTACGGCGACACCGCCGCGCTCGCGGGCGTCTCGCTGGCCGTCGACGCGGGCGAGGTGTTCGCGCTCGTCGGGCCGAACGGCGCGGGGAAGACGACGCTCGTGCGCTGTCTCACCGGCACCGCGACCCCCGACGCGGGCGACGTGTCGCTGCTCGGGGCGGACCCGCGGGCGGCGCGCAAGCAGCGCGTCGGCCTGCTCCCGCAGGACTTCTCGCCGCCCGACCGGCTGACCGCGAGCGAACTCGTCGCGTACTACGCGGGCCTCTACGACGACGCCCGCGACCCGGACGCCGTGCTCCGCGAGGTCGGCCTCGACCCGGACTCGGAGACGTGGTACGGCGACCTCTCGGGCGGCGAGAAGCGCCGCGCCTGCGTCGCCGCGGCGCTCGTGAACGACCCGGACGTGCTGTTCCTCGACGAACCGACGACCGCCGTCGACCCGGCGGGGCGGCGCGCGCTCTGGTCGCTGTTCGAGGACCTCGCGGACGCCGGCACCACCATCCTCCTCACCACCCACGACATGGCCGAGGCCGAACGGCTCGCGGACCGCGTCGCCCTGCTCGCTGACGGCGCGGTGGCGGCGACCGGTACGCCGAGCGAACTCGTCGCCGACCACGCCGGCGACCCCCGACTCGTCGTCGACACCGACGCCGATTCGGCCGACTTCGGCGACCCCGGCGGCTCCGGTTTCGCGCCCGAACGCACCGAGGAGGGGCTCGTGTTCCGGGACGTGTCGCCCGAGGACATCGGCGACGTGGTCGCCGCGCTCGACGACGCCGGCGTCCCCTTCGAGGCGCTGTCGTGGCGCGAACCGACGCTTGAGGACGCGTACCTCGCGCTCGCCGGTGCCGCCGAGCGCGCGGAGGTGACGCGATGA
- a CDS encoding DUF7546 family protein, protein MSVNVSADGLAPSSKTLLYGALLLNGELALVLFYFSVSSSTPADLAFLAYPFVWINAAIWGVSRVDLPDAPAKRKWGAFAVGAAYFLLLGGVGGLYMLHGAGLGARIAWLSPGWGPALVYSGTGLTVSLLPFKVIGYGALAYLVVATILDATRSGVAGLLGLFACVSCTWPVAATLLTGAFGSASALASVATNQPYALSTAIYVSSVVLLAWRPTR, encoded by the coding sequence ATGAGTGTGAACGTGTCCGCCGACGGACTGGCGCCCTCGAGCAAGACGCTGTTGTACGGCGCGCTCCTGTTGAACGGCGAACTCGCGCTCGTGTTGTTCTACTTCTCGGTGTCGAGTTCCACGCCCGCCGACCTCGCGTTCCTCGCGTACCCCTTCGTGTGGATAAACGCCGCCATCTGGGGGGTTTCTCGGGTGGACCTCCCGGACGCGCCGGCGAAGCGCAAGTGGGGGGCGTTCGCGGTCGGTGCGGCGTACTTCCTGTTGCTCGGCGGCGTCGGCGGCCTCTACATGCTCCACGGCGCCGGGCTCGGCGCGCGAATCGCGTGGCTCTCTCCCGGCTGGGGGCCGGCGCTCGTCTACAGCGGGACCGGCCTGACGGTGAGCCTGCTCCCGTTCAAGGTAATCGGCTACGGGGCGCTCGCGTACCTCGTCGTCGCGACGATACTCGATGCCACCCGGTCCGGCGTCGCGGGCTTGCTCGGTCTGTTCGCGTGCGTGAGTTGTACGTGGCCGGTCGCTGCGACGCTGCTCACGGGCGCGTTCGGGAGTGCGTCGGCGCTCGCCTCGGTCGCCACGAACCAGCCGTACGCGCTCTCGACGGCCATCTACGTCTCCTCGGTCGTCCTGCTGGCGTGGCGCCCGACGCGGTAG
- the cyoE gene encoding heme o synthase, protein MGVYTLLVVGATTALTGAADACRSWPACGGRWYALDSTSLAIVWGHRTAAVVTGLLVVAATVMAWRRGESTRVRGAVSAAFLLYPVQVGVGALTATTGSSAALAGAHLALGVAIFASLVLALAWTLETQTGDLPSKEWEGAARGDDEPATQPGTGPLATAYAYFRLMKPRLMWLLCLVASAGMALAAGSDLQTGTVLATLGGGVLAIGASGTFNHVLEREKDKKMQRTNDRPVVTDRIPIRNAVAFGVALAVASLAAFYAVNALTAFLGLTAIVFYSVIYTLVLKPNTRQSTVIGGAAGALPALIGWAAVTGNVGVAGIALATVIFLWTPAHFYNLALAYKDDYERGGFPLMPVVKGEATTRKHILYYLGATLVSAVALAALTGLGALFAGTTVALGAVFLYFAVRLHRERDRAAAMRSFHASNAYLGCLLVAVVLDAMVV, encoded by the coding sequence ATGGGCGTCTACACCCTGCTCGTCGTCGGCGCGACGACGGCGCTGACCGGCGCGGCGGACGCGTGTCGCTCGTGGCCCGCGTGTGGCGGGCGCTGGTACGCCCTGGACTCCACGTCGCTCGCCATCGTCTGGGGCCACCGCACCGCCGCTGTCGTCACCGGGCTGCTCGTGGTCGCCGCCACCGTCATGGCGTGGCGGCGCGGCGAATCCACGCGGGTTCGGGGCGCCGTGAGCGCGGCGTTCCTGCTGTACCCGGTGCAGGTCGGGGTCGGCGCGCTCACCGCGACCACCGGGTCGTCGGCGGCGCTCGCCGGCGCGCACCTCGCGCTCGGCGTCGCCATCTTCGCGTCGCTCGTGCTCGCGCTCGCGTGGACGCTGGAAACCCAGACGGGCGACCTGCCGTCCAAGGAGTGGGAGGGCGCGGCTCGCGGCGACGACGAACCCGCGACCCAGCCGGGCACCGGCCCGCTCGCGACGGCGTACGCGTACTTCCGCCTGATGAAGCCGCGGTTGATGTGGCTGCTCTGTCTGGTCGCGTCGGCGGGCATGGCGCTCGCCGCCGGGAGCGACCTCCAGACCGGGACGGTGCTCGCGACGCTCGGCGGCGGCGTGCTCGCCATCGGTGCGTCCGGGACGTTCAACCACGTCCTCGAACGCGAGAAGGACAAGAAGATGCAGCGCACGAACGACCGCCCGGTCGTCACCGACCGCATCCCGATTCGGAACGCAGTCGCGTTCGGGGTCGCGCTCGCGGTGGCGTCGCTGGCGGCGTTCTACGCGGTGAACGCGCTCACCGCCTTCCTCGGGCTGACCGCCATCGTGTTCTACTCCGTGATTTACACGCTCGTGTTGAAGCCGAACACGCGACAGAGCACGGTCATCGGCGGCGCGGCGGGCGCCCTGCCTGCGCTCATCGGGTGGGCGGCGGTCACCGGGAACGTGGGCGTCGCGGGCATCGCGCTCGCGACGGTCATCTTCCTGTGGACGCCCGCGCACTTCTACAACCTCGCGCTCGCGTACAAGGACGACTACGAGCGCGGCGGCTTCCCGCTGATGCCCGTCGTGAAAGGCGAGGCGACGACGCGCAAGCACATCCTCTACTACCTCGGCGCGACGCTCGTCTCCGCCGTGGCGCTCGCCGCGCTCACCGGTCTCGGCGCGCTGTTCGCGGGGACCACCGTCGCGCTGGGCGCGGTGTTCCTCTACTTCGCGGTGCGCCTCCACCGGGAGCGCGACCGCGCCGCCGCGATGCGGTCGTTCCACGCGTCGAACGCCTACCTCGGCTGTCTGCTCGTCGCCGTCGTCCTCGACGCGATGGTGGTCTGA
- the coxB gene encoding cytochrome c oxidase subunit II encodes MRGKRLAPVLVAAVGFLVAFVDPVAAAQYQSVTEELIRDLNSMMLAAALPITLLVEGILVYTVWKFRNADEAKPTKENRRLEITWTVATAVVLLFVGVAAYGVMGQTAVTATQADAQEAIAEDDTVVVDTVGVQWYWKYEYPEENLTTSSGPAVSGVDVGNQPMVIPEDTKLVIRTHSEDVIHAFHAPEIGLKADAVPGQTNYLITEVTEKGTYQLYCAEFCGQGHSEMLGTIEVVEEEKYEEWVEDPENVSV; translated from the coding sequence ATGAGAGGCAAGCGGCTCGCTCCCGTTCTCGTCGCCGCCGTCGGGTTCCTCGTCGCCTTCGTGGACCCGGTCGCCGCTGCGCAGTACCAGTCGGTGACCGAGGAACTCATCCGCGACCTGAATTCGATGATGCTCGCGGCCGCGCTCCCAATCACCCTGTTGGTCGAGGGCATCCTCGTCTACACGGTCTGGAAGTTCCGGAACGCGGACGAGGCGAAACCCACCAAGGAGAACCGCCGACTGGAGATCACGTGGACCGTCGCCACCGCCGTCGTGTTGCTGTTCGTCGGTGTCGCCGCCTACGGCGTGATGGGTCAGACCGCCGTCACCGCCACGCAGGCAGACGCTCAGGAGGCCATCGCCGAGGACGACACCGTCGTCGTGGACACCGTCGGCGTGCAGTGGTACTGGAAGTACGAGTACCCCGAGGAGAACCTCACGACCAGCTCCGGGCCGGCTGTCAGCGGCGTCGACGTCGGGAATCAACCGATGGTGATACCCGAGGACACCAAACTCGTGATACGGACGCACTCCGAGGACGTGATCCACGCGTTCCACGCGCCCGAAATCGGCCTGAAGGCCGACGCAGTGCCGGGCCAGACGAACTACCTCATCACCGAAGTCACCGAGAAGGGCACCTACCAGCTCTACTGCGCTGAGTTCTGCGGGCAGGGCCACTCCGAGATGCTCGGCACCATCGAGGTCGTCGAGGAAGAGAAGTACGAGGAGTGGGTCGAGGACCCCGAGAACGTCTCCGTCTAA